A DNA window from Salvelinus fontinalis isolate EN_2023a chromosome 28, ASM2944872v1, whole genome shotgun sequence contains the following coding sequences:
- the LOC129826677 gene encoding volume-regulated anion channel subunit LRRC8A-like, translated as MIPITELRYFVDCQPAYRILKPWWDVFTDYISIVMLMIAVFGGTLQVTQDKMICLPCKWVVNQTCRRYFNATLSAPLLLEPKGIQYNLDRHQYNYVDAVCYENRLHWFAKYFPYLVLLHTLIFLACSNFWFKFPRTSSKLEHFVSILLKCFDSPWTTRALSETVVEERDPKPHKMNGSMDKKASFVSEDVEASVPMLQKTKSRLEQGIVDRTETGVLDKKEGEQAKALFEKVKKFRIHVEEGDIVYRLYIRQTIIKVIKFIFIICYTGYYVHNIQFSVDCSVDIESLTGYSMYRCAHPLATLFKILACVYISLVGVYGLICMYTLCWMLRRSLKKYSFESIREESSYSDIPDVKNDFAFMLHMIDQYDPLYSKRFAVFLSEVSENKLRQLNLNNEWTLDKLRQRITNNSQEKLELHLFMLSGIPDTVFDLIELEVLKLELIPDITIPPIIAQLVNLKEMWLYHTPAKIEAPALAFLRENLKSLHIKFTDIKEIPLWIYSLKNLNELHLTGNLSAENNRYIVIDGLRELKRLKVLRLKSNLTKLPQVVTDVGVHLQKLSVNNEGTKLMVLNSLKKMVNLTELELIRCDLERIPHSIFSLHNLQEIDLKDNNLKTIEEIISFQHLHRLVCLKLWYNQIAYIPIQIGTLNNMERLYLNRNKIHKIPSQLFYCRKLRFLDLSHNNLTYIPADVGYLQNLQYLVVTANRIETLPNELFQCKKLRTLNLGNNCLTSLPSRFGELTALTQLELRGNRLDCLPVELGECRQLKKTGLVVEEDLFNTLPTEVKEQMWKVDKETA; from the exons ATGATCCCCATCACTGAGCTGCGTTACTTTGTAGACTGCCAGCCGGCCTACCGCATCCTGAAGCCATGGTGGGACGTCTTCACCGACTACATCTCCATCGTCATGCTCATGATCGCCGTGTTCGGGGGCACTCTGCAG GTCACCCAGGACAAGATGATCTGCCTGCCTTGCAAGTGGGTGGTCAACCAGACCTGCAGGAGGTATTTCAACGCTACTCTGTCGGCCCCGCTCTTGTTGGAGCCCAAAGGGATCCAATACAACCTGGATCGCCACCAGTACAACTACGTAGACGCTGTGTGCTACGAGAACCGCCTGCACTGGTTTGCCAAGTACTTCCCCTACCTGGTGCTACTGCATACCCTCATCTTCCTGGCCTGCAGTAACTTCTGGTTCAAGTTCCCCCGGACTAGCTCCAAACTGGAGCACTTTGTGTCCATCTTACTCAAGTGTTTTGACTCTCCCTGGACCACCAGGGCTCTGTCTGAGACGGTGGTGGAGGAACGCGACCCCAAGCCCCACAAGATGAACGGCTCCATGGATAAGAAGGCGTCGTTTGTCAGCGAGGACGTGGAGGCCAGCGTCCCCATGCTCCAAAAGACAAAGTCTCGCCTGGAGCAGGGGATCGTGGACCGCACTGAGACAGGTGTACTGGATAAGAAAGAGGGCGAACAGGCAAAAGCTCTGTTCGAAAAGGTGAAAAAGTTCCGCATACACGTGGAAGAGGGAGACATTGTGTACAGGCTCTACATCCGACAGACTATTATCAAAGTCATTAAGTTCATTTTTATTATCTGCTATACGGGGTATTATGTGCACAATATTCAGTTCAGCGTGGACTGTAGTGTGGATATAGAGAGCCTCACAGGGTACAGCATGTATCGTTGTGCTCATCCTCTGGCCACTCTGTTTAAGATCCTAGCCTGCGTCTACATCAGCTTAGTGGGGGTTTACGGATTAATTTGCATGTACACTCTCTGTTGGATGCTGCGGCGCTCGCTGAAGAAATACTCCTTCGAGTCGATACGAGAGGAGAGCAGTTACAGCGACATACCGGACGTGAAGAACGACTTTGCTTTCATGCTGCACATGATTGACCAGTACGACCCTCTGTACTCCAAACGCTTTGCTGTCTTCCTGTCCGAGGTGAGCGAGAACAAGCTGCGGCAGCTCAACCTGAACAACGAGTGGACTCTGGACAAACTGAGGCAGAGAATCACCAATAACTCCCAGGAGAAGCTGGAGCTGCACCTCTTCATGCTGAGCGGCATCCCAGACACAGTGTTTGACCTGATAGAGCTGGAG GTACTGAAGCTGGAGCTCATTCCAGACATCACCATCCCTCCTATCATCGCCCAGCTGGTCAACCTGAAGGAGATGTGGCTGTACCATACCCCGGCTAAGATCGAGGCTCCCGCCTTGGCCTTCCTCAGGGAGAACCTCAAGTCCCTCCACATCAAGTTCACCGACATCAAGGAGATCCCTCTGTGGATCTACAGCCTGAAGAACCTGAACGAGCTGCACCTGACGGGGAACCTGAGCGCAGAGAACAACCGATACATTGTTATTGATGGGCTACGGGAGCTGAAGAGGCTCAAGGTGCTCCGGCTGAAGAGTAACCTTACCAAGCTAC CTCAGGTGGTGACGGACGTGGGGGTGCACCTCCAGAAGCTGTCAGTCAACAACGAGGGCACCAAGCTGATGGTCCTCAACAGCCTGAAGAAGATGGTGAACCTGACTGAACTGGAGCTGATCCGTTGTGACTTAGAACGCATCCCACACTCCATCTTCAGCCTGCACAACTTGCAGGAGATTGACCTCAAG GACAACAACCTGAAGACCATCGAGGAGATCATCAGCTTCCAGCACCTGCACCGGCTGGTCTGCCTTAAACTCTGGTACAACCAGATCGCCTACATTCCCATCCAGATCGGCACCCTCAACAACATGGAGAGGCTCTATCTGAACAGGAACAAGATCCATAAGATCCCCAGCCAGCTGTTCTACTGTCGGAAGCTGCGCTTCCTGGACCTGAGCCACAACAACCTCACCTACATCCCAGCAGACGTGGGGTACCTGCAGAACCTCCAGTACCTGGTAGTCACTGCTAACAGA ATTGAGACCCTGCCCAACGAGCTGTTCCAGTGTAAAAAGCTCCGTACTCTGAACCTGGGTAACAACTGCCTGACGTCTCTGCCGTCACGCTTCGGGGAGCTGACGGCGCTGACCCAGCTGGAGCTGAGGGGGAATAGACTGGACTGTCTGCCCGTAGAGCTGGGGGAATGCAGGCAGTTGAAGAAGACGGgcctggtggtggaggaggacctCTTCAACACCCTGCCCACCGAGGTGAAGGAGCAGATGTGGAAGGTGGACAAGGAGACTGCCTGA